A stretch of Gossypium hirsutum isolate 1008001.06 chromosome A06, Gossypium_hirsutum_v2.1, whole genome shotgun sequence DNA encodes these proteins:
- the LOC107961762 gene encoding probable plastid-lipid-associated protein 8, chloroplastic isoform X1 — translation MAACSLTLSSSLPQPKPSFFGSKPSHLSLHSTSFALKSQCFRVSSSSVSISSRPADDLVASLLSKVIQTDGGVSLTTKQHQEVAQVANELNKYCVDEPVKCPLIFGVVFPDWDVVYCSNPTSPGGGYRSALGRLFFKTKDMVQAVEAPDSVRNKVSFSVFGFLNGEVSLKGKLKVLDHQWIQVIFEPPELRVGEMDFRYGGESEVKLQITYIDEKIRLGKGSRGSLFVFQRRHGGSTNV, via the exons ATGGCAGCTTGTTCCCTCACTCTATCGTCCTCCTTGCCTCAACCTAAACCCTCATTTTTTGGATCGAAACCCTCTCATCTATCCCTACACAGCACTTCGTTTGCGCTCAAATCCCAGTGTTTCAGGGTTTCCTCAAGTTCCGTTTCCATCTCTAGTCGCCCCGCCGATGATCTAGTTGCATCTCTTCTCTCCAAG GTGATACAAACGGATGGTGGAGTTTCACTCACCACAAAACAGCACCAAGAGGTAGCTCAAGTGGCTAATGAGTTGAACAAATATTGCGTTGATGAACCAGTCAAATGCCCTTTAATCTTCGGAG TGGTTTTTCCAGATTGGGATGTGGTTTACTGCTCGAATCCCACGTCACCAGGAGGCGGCTACAGAAGTGCATTGGGGCGCCTTTTCTTCAAGACCAAGGACATGGTTCAGGCTGTTGAAGCTCCTGACTCCGTACGAAACAAAGTCTCCTTCTCTGTTTTTGGGTTTCTTAATGGAGAGGTCTCCTTGAAAG GAAAGCTGAAGGTCTTGGATCATCAATGGATTCAAGTCATTTTTGAGCCACCTGAACTGAGGGTAGGAGAAATGGACTTCCGGTATGGTGGCGAGAGTGAGGTCAAGCTACAGATCACGTATATTGACGAGAAGATCAGATTAGGAAAGGGCTCTAGAGGTTCTTTATTTGTATTTCAAAGGCGGCACGGAGGCTCAACCAACGTTTGA
- the LOC107961762 gene encoding probable plastid-lipid-associated protein 8, chloroplastic isoform X2, whose translation MAACSLTLSSSLPQPKPSFFGSKPSHLSLHSTSFALKSQCFRVSSSSVSISSRPADDLVASLLSKVIQTDGGVSLTTKQHQEVAQVANELNKYCVDEPVKCPLIFGDWDVVYCSNPTSPGGGYRSALGRLFFKTKDMVQAVEAPDSVRNKVSFSVFGFLNGEVSLKGKLKVLDHQWIQVIFEPPELRVGEMDFRYGGESEVKLQITYIDEKIRLGKGSRGSLFVFQRRHGGSTNV comes from the exons ATGGCAGCTTGTTCCCTCACTCTATCGTCCTCCTTGCCTCAACCTAAACCCTCATTTTTTGGATCGAAACCCTCTCATCTATCCCTACACAGCACTTCGTTTGCGCTCAAATCCCAGTGTTTCAGGGTTTCCTCAAGTTCCGTTTCCATCTCTAGTCGCCCCGCCGATGATCTAGTTGCATCTCTTCTCTCCAAG GTGATACAAACGGATGGTGGAGTTTCACTCACCACAAAACAGCACCAAGAGGTAGCTCAAGTGGCTAATGAGTTGAACAAATATTGCGTTGATGAACCAGTCAAATGCCCTTTAATCTTCGGAG ATTGGGATGTGGTTTACTGCTCGAATCCCACGTCACCAGGAGGCGGCTACAGAAGTGCATTGGGGCGCCTTTTCTTCAAGACCAAGGACATGGTTCAGGCTGTTGAAGCTCCTGACTCCGTACGAAACAAAGTCTCCTTCTCTGTTTTTGGGTTTCTTAATGGAGAGGTCTCCTTGAAAG GAAAGCTGAAGGTCTTGGATCATCAATGGATTCAAGTCATTTTTGAGCCACCTGAACTGAGGGTAGGAGAAATGGACTTCCGGTATGGTGGCGAGAGTGAGGTCAAGCTACAGATCACGTATATTGACGAGAAGATCAGATTAGGAAAGGGCTCTAGAGGTTCTTTATTTGTATTTCAAAGGCGGCACGGAGGCTCAACCAACGTTTGA